In Uranotaenia lowii strain MFRU-FL chromosome 2, ASM2978415v1, whole genome shotgun sequence, one genomic interval encodes:
- the LOC129742295 gene encoding uncharacterized protein LOC129742295 produces the protein MPDTGRECMCCERSNDAEDMVCCDGCGLWAHYSCVGVDATIKKQPWKCSSCTNQLQVPKPTKSGLRSNAGSGKASSKTSTKTDATLVESFKQLEKEHKEKEKALEEERQLREKLLEMERSLRIKQMAQEKELRQKELDLEREMKERQLEQDREYMEKRLAKQKEFQKRRESYNMCLKQYEEDEEGAVGGVGSDSHGKVEDWLRYQKPEHSGKVSAMEQDAKNLSSSLLHDLHNLQMSSGGNGGKQLVEMTPEESRLVAHLLENHVRNGSGPTSKGPTQGQLAARQSCSKQLPIFKGEAELWPIFISSYESTTKACGFTNLDNLKRLQDCLQGDALEAVRSRLILPELVPSVIQDLRDLFGKPETLLKVLILKLRQARPPRMDRLDTFIHFGMTVKQLCDHLEAANFKDHLNNPMLVEECVDKLPQNYQIEWIRLKREQRGQGFRFFADFMNSIVADVCELNQLSSIKLIDSSSRFGKDKQKKKEYFHLHNDLPSRPDVSHNAKVSTQNEKPCFDCRRTDHKIRYCEDFKKRSVSERFRIVEKNKLCRICLNNHGKSRCNFRLRCNVGNCGGDHHSLLHRAEEIVQLHEISCNAERNTNLSVIFRMMTVTLYAGSKSMRVLAFFDEGSSGTLIEDSIIKKLAIDGEPEPLIVTWTGNIKRYENSSKRVSMMISSCNSDEKFLLEDARTVAELVLPRQGVKSEEIKRQFKYLEKVPISDYSPSEPKLMIGLNNLHLFAPIESRIGQQGEPICVRSKLGWSVYGPRNPTTNVMVNIHTMQPMSNEQLHDAMRNQYFVEESAPTAGLPESDENRRARELMQATTVRVGDSFETGLLWRDDGPHNFPDSYPMAMRRLTSLERKLNKDPALKRKVDQQIEEYQLKNYAHKAAPNELLEAEITSTWYLPLNVVLNPRKPGKVRLVWDAAAAVNGTSLNSKLLKGPDLLASLPAVIQRFRQKLIGFGGDIKEMYHQIRIRSDDKQAQRFLYRFNQAEPPTVYIMDVATFGSTCSPSSAQFIKNLNASEFATEYPDAVKAIVENHYVDDYFDSVDSTEEAVQRAREVRMIHLRGGFQIRNWVSNSQLFLENIGETSTNDSVLFRENKNTDTERVLGISWDPKADFFYFSTTPRLGYEAVLSGVERPSKRSVLSCVMAMFDPLGLLAIFTVHGKIIMQDLWRTGCGWDDPIDDESFEKWKRWTELLPAVGQVRIQRSYFGSALSKQIESLQLHVFTDASEQAYGCVAYFRVVVEGKVHCSLVMSRSKVAPLALLSIPRLELEAAVLGARMIHTVRNNHSIEIPQAFVWTDSQTVLSWIRSDHRRYKQFVGFRIGEILKLTSPSDWRWVPTKLNEADRLTKWRSDSGLHSNSAWFKGPEILYRAEHLWPAQRNQNDIPTSADDELRAQFLFHDVFISQALIDVQRFSKWNILVRTVAVVHRFISNCRKKVKGMPIETLKATERQEKLLKPLSCTVKRVPLKQEEFQAAETYLFRMAQADIYADELKILKKNQDRPSNQWIKFEKSSPLYKLTPLIDDNGIIRMEGRTERASFLPFDLRFPIILPKQHPVTTKIVHHYHDKFGHGNRETVKNELKQRFAIASIGVVVKKAASACQWCKVRRCKPNIPRMAALPVQRLIPYHRPFSYTGIDYLGPIEVTVGRRREKRWVVVFTCFVTRAIHLEVSYNLTTQSCLMAIRRFTCRRGPPLEFFSDNGTNLKAASKVVTAQIRSIDEDCAEELTTAQTKWNFNPPAAPHMGGVWERLVRSVKDAMFVFEDGKRLTDEILHTTIVEAEDVINSRPLVCASSEISSGEMLTPNHFIRGVTQNDSKLAIPPPHSAEALRDTFKRSQQLLQNLWARWIKEYVPSLNQRTKWFGEAVPLQKGDLVFVVDGGKRKAWVRGVVEEPITSSDGRIRQAWVRTNSGRVRRATAQLAVVEIHEGNAEPKVASGPELRVGGMLRSTPLGSTDGPVEKIKCQLNVTNVMREEKQ, from the coding sequence ATGCCTGATACTGGAAGGGAATGTATGTGCTGCGAACGATCGAACGATGCGGAAGATATGGTGTGCTGTGATGGTTGTGGACTGTGGGCGCACTATAGCTGCGTAGGAGTTGATGCCACTATAAAAAAGCAACCATGGAAATGTTCTTCGTGCACAAACCAGCTGCAGGTCCCTAAACCTACGAAATCGGGTTTAAGGAGTAATGCTGGTTCTGGGAAAGCTTCGTCTAAAACCTCTACGAAAACTGATGCCACACTCGTTGAATCTTTTAAGCAACTCGAAAAAGAGCACAAGGAAAAGGAGAAAGCGTTAGAAGAAGAGCGACAATTACGCGAAAAGCTTCTTGAAATGGAAAGAAGTCTCCGAATTAAGCAAATGGCTCAAGAAAAAGAATTACGGCAAAAGGAATTAGATCTTGAGCGGGAGATGAAAGAGCGTCAATTGGAACAGGACCGAGAATATATGGAAAAGCGTTTAGCCAAGCAGAAAGAGTTCCAAAAACGGCGCGAAAGTTACAATATGTGTCTGAAACAGTACGAAGAAGATGAAGAAGGAGCGGTCGGAGGTGTTGGATCTGATTCCCACGGGAAAGTAGAAGATTGGTTGCGTTACCAGAAACCAGAACATTCTGGTAAAGTTTCTGCGATGGAACAAGATGCCAAAAATCTTTCCAGTTCATTGCTACACGATTTGCACAATCTGCAGATGAGTTCCGGCGGTAACGGTGGTAAGCAGTTGGTGGAAATGACCCCAGAAGAAAGTAGGCTAGTTGCTCATTTACTGGAAAACCACGTCCGGAACGGGTCGGGGCCAACTTCCAAAGGGCCTACCCAAGGGCAGTTGGCTGCTCGTCAATCGTGTTCGAAGCAATTACCCATTTTCAAAGGCGAAGCTGAGCTATGGCCGATATTTATCAGTAGCTACGAGAGCACTACTAAAGCGTGCGGCTTTACAAATTTAGATAATTTGAAGCGATTGCAAGACTGCCTCCAAGGTGATGCTCTTGAAGCGGTTCGGAGCAGGTTGATACTTCCCGAATTGGTACCAAGTGTGATCCAAGATTTGCGTGACCTGTTCGGAAAGCCTGAAACGCTGCTGAAGGTACTCATATTAAAACTTCGCCAGGCGCGGCCCCCTAGAATGGATCGTCTGGATACATTTATACACTTTGGAATGACTGTTAAACAGTTATGCGACCATTTAGAAGCAGCGAACTTTAAGGACCATTTAAACAACCCAATGCTAGTTGAAGAATGCGTCGATAAATTGCCGCAAAACTATCAAATAGAATGGATCCGCCTAAAGCGCGAACAGCGGGGTCAAGGATTTCGATTTTTCGCTGACTTTATGAATAGCATCGTCGCTGACGTTTGTGAACTAAACCAGCTCTCATCGATCAAATTGATTGATTCTTCGTCCCGTTTTGGAAAAGATAAACAGAAGAAGAAAGAATATTTCCACCTACACAACGATTTGCCAAGCAGACCTGATGTATCACATAATGCAAAGGTTAGTACACAAAATGAAAAACCGTGTTTTGATTGTCGACGGACGGATCACAAAATCAGGTACTGCGAAGACTTTAAAAAACGCAGTGTCTCCGAACGATTTCGAATAGTCGAAAAGAATAAACTTTGCCGTATCTGTTTGAATAACCACGGGAAAAGTCGATGCAACTTTCGGCTGCGTTGCAATGTAGGTAACTGTGGTGGCGATCATCACTCCCTTCTTCATAGAGCCGAAGAAATCGTACAACTACACGAAATATCGTGTAATGCCGAACGAAATACGAACCTATCCGTTATATTCCGAATGATGACTGTAACTCTGTACGCAGGCAGTAAGTCGATGCGAGTCTTAGCGTTCTTCGATGAAGGCTCTTCGGGAACACTTATCGAGGACTCGATCATCAAGAAGCTAGCAATCGATGGCGAGCCAGAACCGCTGATCGTGACCTGGACAGGAAACATCAAGAGGTATGAGAATTCTTCCAAACGAGTAAGCATGATGATTTCTTCTTGTAACTCGGATGAGAAATTTTTGCTAGAAGACGCTCGCACAGTCGCTGAGTTGGTTTTGCCCCGACAAGGTGTTAAGAGCGAGGAAATAAAAAggcaatttaaatatttagaaaaagtcCCGATATCTGATTATTCCCCTAGTGAACCAAAGTTAATGATTGGTCTCAATAATTTACACCTTTTTGCACCAATCGAATCACGCATCGGTCAACAAGGCGAACCGATTTGCGTACGATCCAAGCTGGGGTGGTCTGTATACGGACCGAGAAATCCGACCACTAACGTTATGGTAAATATTCACACGATGCAACCAATGAGTAATGAACAGTTACATGACGCGATGCGGAACCAATACTTTGTGGAAGAATCCGCACCAACAGCAGGGTTACCAGAGTCTGATGAAAATCGAAGGGCGAGAGAGCTGATGCAGGCAACCACGGTTCGCGTGGGAGACAGTTTCGAAACTGGTCTCTTATGGCGTGATGACGGACCACATAATTTTCCTGATTCCTACCCTATGGCTATGCGACGCCTGACGTCGCtcgaaagaaaattgaataaggATCCAGCTCTAAAAAGAAAAGTTGATCAGCAAATTGAAGAGTACCAGTTGAAGAATTACGCTCATAAGGCAGCACCAAATGAGCTTTTGGAAGCAGAAATAACATCGACATGGTACTTGCCTCTGAATGTAGTGCTAAATCCTCGCAAGCCTGGCAAGGTACGACTCGTGTGGGATGCGGCGGCGGCTGTAAACGGCACGTCGCTGAATTCCAAATTATTAAAAGGGCCCGATTTGTTAGCCTCTCTCCCAGCGGTAATTCAGCGTTTTCGCCAGAAGCTTATCGGATTCGGCGGAGATATCAAAGAGATGTATCATCAGATCAGAATAAGATCTGATGATAAACAAGCTCAGAGGTTCCTATATCGTTTTAACCAAGCTGAACCTCCTACAGTATACATCATGGATGTTGCGACGTTTGGGTCGACGTGCTCGCCCAGTTCGGCGCAgtttatcaaaaacttaaatgCGTCGGAGTTTGCAACCGAATACCCGGACGCAGTGAAGGCGATTGTCGAGAACCACTATGTCGACGACTATTTCGATAGTGTCGACTCTACCGAAGAAGCCGTTCAGCGAGCCCGAGAAGTGAGAATGATTCACTTGCGAGGAGGTTTCCAGATTAGAAATTGGGTTTCCAATTCTcagttgtttttggaaaatatagGCGAAACGTCCACGAACGACAGCGTactttttcgtgaaaataagaACACAGATACTGAGCGTGTTCTTGGAATCAGCTGGGATCCCAAAGcggattttttctatttttctacaACACCTCGTCTTGGATACGAAGCAGTGCTTTCGGGAGTTGAAAGGCCATCGAAACGGAGTGTCCTCAGTTGTGTCATGGCTATGTTTGACCCACTGGGATTGCTTGCTATCTTCACTGTGCATGGCAAGATTATTATGCAGGATCTCTGGAGGACTGGCTGCGGATGGGATGATCCAATCGATGACGAGTCGTTTGAAAAGTGGAAACGATGGACCGAACTACTGCCAGCAGTAGGGCAGGTGCGAATCCAGAGGAGTTATTTCGGATCAGCTCTCTCGAAGCAGATTGAAAGTTTACAACTTCACGTTTTTACTGACGCGAGTGAACAAGCTTACGGTTGTGTAGCATATTTTCGGGTAGTAGTAGAGGGCAAGGTGCATTGTTCTTTGGTAATGAGTAGGAGCAAAGTAGCCCCATTGGCTTTATTGAGTATTCCGAGATTAGAGCTAGAAGCTGCAGTGCTGGGAGCTCGGATGATACACACCGTTCGAAATAATCACAGTATCGAAATACCTCAAGCCTTTGTCTGGACCGATTCCCAGACTGTTTTATCCTGGATCCGATCGGACCATCGCCGCTATAAACAGTTTGTTGGTTTCCGGATTGGAGAGATTTTAAAGTTGACTTCGCCGTCGGATTGGAGATGGGTTCCGACGAAGTTAAATGAAGCAGATAGATTGACGAAATGGCGTAGCGATTCTGGGCTCCACTCCAATAGTGCTTGGTTCAAGGGGCCAGAAATTTTGTATCGAGCTGAACATCTCTGGCCGGCGCAGCGAAATCAGAACGACATACCAACAAGCGCAGATGATGAGTTACGGGCACAATTTTTATTCCACGACGTGTTCATATCTCAGGCTTTAATTGATGTTCAGCGGTTTTCGAAATGGAACATACTTGTTCGAACTGTGGCGGTTGTACAtcgtttcatttcaaattgcCGAAAAAAGGTCAAAGGAATGCCAATCGAAACTTTGAAAGCTACAGAGCGCcaagaaaaattgttaaaaccgCTATCCTGTACAGTGAAACGTGTTCCCTTGAAGCAAGAAGAATTTCAAGCAGCTGAAACTTATCTATTCCGAATGGCGCAAGCTGATATCTATGCAGATGAATTGAAGATTCTGAAGAAAAATCAAGATCGGCCTTCCAATCAATGGATCAAATTCGAAAAATCCAGTCCATTGTACAAATTAACTCCTTTAATCGATGATAATGGTATTATACGTATGGAAGGACGTACGGAGCGCGCCAGTTTTCTACCGTTTGACCTGCGTTTTCCAATCATTCTTCCAAAGCAACACCCAGTAACGACGAAAATTGTCCATCACTATCACGACAAGTTCGGACATGGAAATAGAGAGACGGTTAAAAACGAATTGAAGCAGAGATTTGCCATCGCGAGTATTGGTGTAGTGGTTAAGAAAGCAGCATCTGCGTGTCAGTGGTGTAAGGTTCGCCGGTGCAAGCCGAATATCCCTCGAATGGCAGCTTTACCAGTTCAGCGTTTGATTCCATACCATCGCCCGTTCAGCTACACTGGGATCGATTATTTGGGTCCGATCGAGGTAACCGTTGGTCGTCGTCGTGAAAAGCGATGGGTCGTAGTCTTCACTTGTTTTGTGACCCGAGCAATTCACCTAGAAGTGTCGTATAATCTGACAACGCAGTCCTGTTTAATGGCAATCCGCCGTTTCACTTGTCGACGTGGTCCACCGTTGGAATTTTTTTCCGACAATGGGACAAATTTGAAAGCAGCAAGCAAAGTGGTTACAGCACAAATTCGCAGCATAGATGAAgattgtgcagaagagttaacgACGGCCCAAACTAAGTGGAATTTCAACCCTCCCGCAGCTCCTCACATGGGGGGAGTGTGGGAGAGGTTAGTTCGATCAGTAAAGGATGCGATGTTCGTTTTCGAGGATGGTAAGCGACTTACAGATGAGATCTTGCATACAACAATTGTCGAAGCGGAAGATGTTATTAATTCGCGCCCGTTAGTATGTGCTTCATCAGAAATATCAAGTGGAGAAATGCTGACACCTAATCATTTTATTCGGGGTGTCACTCAAAATGATTCTAAACTAGCGATTCCGCCGCCACATTCTGCCGAGGCTTTGAGAGATACTTTCAAGCGTTCACAACAGTTGCTGCAAAATCTATGGGCTCGATGGATTAAGGAATATGTTCCTTCATTGAACCAAAGGACCAAGTGGTTTGGTGAAGCTGTACCGCTCCAGAAAGGAGATCTCGTCTTTGTAGTTGATGGTGGCAAGAGAAAGGCTTGGGTTCGTGGAGTAGTTGAAGAGCCGATTACATCTAGCGACGGAAGGATACGACAGGCGTGGGTGCGAACGAACAGTGGCCGAGTGCGACGTGCCACGGCGCAATTAGCGGTGGTCGAAATTCATGAAGGTAATGCTGAACCGAAAGTAGCTTCCGGACCAGAATTACGGGTCGGGGGTATGTTACGATCAACACCGCTGGGCTCGACGGACGGCCCTGTCGAAAAGATAAAATGTCAGCTGAATGTCACGAACGTCATGAGAGAGGAAAAGCAGTAA